TTTTTCAGTTCCCCTTGGCTATAGATTCCCTTAAACTTTACTCTCTTACTTTTGTATGTCACTTTCACCTTGTATTCAACAAAATCTAGAAACACAGGGTTGTGCCTTTTCATCCAATCTCCTCCAAGAATCATTTCATTTCCCCCTAATCTGATCAGCCTTACAGTCTTCAAACTCCACTCCTTGAATTCTCCATTTGAAGGTTGGGCAAGTGTGATAGCTCATCACATGATTCCCATTGGCCACAGTAACCCTCATAGGAGAGGTGTTCTTGATCATACACCCCATTTTTTAGCAGTTTCTGTGTCTAGAAAACTGTGAGTGCTACGTGAATCTAACATAATGGGCATACTGTTCCTTTAGCTTAATGGTGTTGTGAACCTCAGTACCTGACAAAGCATTAAAGCTGACTACCTCATCAATGACTTCCTCTTGTGGGTCTAAGGCTGTTTCCTCAGACCCTGCTTTTGTTAGCTCCTCTCTATTCTAATCAGTGGTTGCAGAGATAGCATTTAACTGCTTCTGTTTGCACTGGTTGCCTGGATAATATCTATCCCCACACTTGTAGCACAATCCTTGAGCCCTCAAACTCTCAAACAGTTTATTCCCCTAATTACCAAACGAGTTACTGGGAAACTTAGTAGCCTGGGATGAATATATGTACTTAGCCCTTTACCCCTTTGCAACTTTTCCTTCTACTCAAAGACTCCAATAAATTCTCCTAATGTCTAGCCTTTTCTACAACCCTGCTGAAAGAATATGGGTCGAACATTTTAACTAAGTGTCTAATCTCTTCCTTCAACCCTTCAATGAAGAATTCTAAGAAGAATTCTTCTGGGATTGTAGGGTTCCTAATCAACACCCTTGCCTTCAATTCTTCAAACTCCTCCAAGTATTTATTGACATTCTCTTtttgttcaatatttttaaattcaCCAATGAGGTTCAATTTACTATTAGATGTACCTTCAAATTTGTCACAAATTTTTGTAGTAAAATCTGCACATCTAACTATGTCTTTACTGACATGATAGGAGAAGAACCATGATTCAGCCTTACCATTGAGGTGGAGGACTACCTCCTCCAGCTTTTGATGTGGGTCAGTGATATGGTTGTATTGGAAGTATCTCTCACATTTGCGCAACCAAGCACAGGGATCCACACCTTCGAAATATGGAATATCCCGCCTCGAGTGAGAAGAGTTTCCTTGTGGCCGACTCAAAGAAGAATCTCCATTTTCTCCCATGCGATGTATACTACCAGATCCCACACTactaaaaaaaggggaaaaactgACCGCCAAAACCGACCTATGTTGGTCGGTAATTGGCAAAAACAGACCGAAAATCGACCGATCTGTGGCGGTCGGTAATCGTAACGTCGGTAGAGCTAACCGAccgactttggtcggtattttccGATCGATTTCGATCGgtcaattaaattttaaaaaaattcaaaaaaaaaaaacgatcaaagttggtcggttttttccgaccaaagtcggtcggtattttaattatgtaattaaaaaaagCACCATCTGaaaatcgaaccggggtctgtactgtggcaggatactattctaccactagaccattggtgcattttgttttaagactgtattttatttcatttatactctttaattgtattttcgcacgaaaataaccgaccgatgtcggtcgattttattaaaaaataaaattaccgactAAATTCGGTCGATTTTTTAAAATGACTGGCCGAATTAACCGAACGATTTCGGttggttttttaaatattaattttaatttattttaatgaaaaaccgaccaaagttggtcggtttcttgaaaaataaatttcgcgggactcaaaaatagtttcccgcatttttgcgccaaagaaaaccgaccaaagttggtcggtttcgtaaaataaaattaaaaaataaaatattttgaaaaatcgaccgacttcggtcggttttttggctggttttttgaccgaccaaaatcAGTCGGTCGACCgcggtcggtttttgccgaatttctagtagtgcccTAACTTGCAAACCTTTAGTTGGAGCACTGCCCAGTAGTCCACCTTGTTGTGGAATAAGCTTCTCCATCAACATGTCAATCTTCTTCCCCAAGTCATCAATCTTTGAATCATTGGACGATATGTAATTTTGCAACTGAGCCTTCAGTTTTTTTACTATTTCGTAGTGGATTTATATCTCGTCTCTGATCCTGTCAATGTGAATTTGGCTAGGAagcagctctgataccaattgtaatGAACTTTTAGAATTGAAATGAAAATTAGAAGTAATCGAGAAATGTAATGGAACAACTGTATTTATTATTTCTTCAACTCAGTTACAATTGGAATTACAAATTGAATTGAAAATAATCTGCAACTCCATTGATGAATTCCTAACCTGAAAGAAAAGAATTATGGTGAggtaaagaagaagagagaagaacGAGAAGAGAGAGCATGAGAAGAGGAGAGAAATGAAAAGAAGATAGAATAGAATTATCGATCAAAAACTGAGTCTGTTGGTCCAAGTCCCATTCTGTTATAACAACCCATAACAGCTCAATCCACTAACTGCCACTAATTATCTACACCGTTGGATTTAATGCATCTGAACCGTTTGATCTCTTATTATTTCTCCTCTATTGTTGCCACGTGTCCTGATGATTAATCTCTAATCTCTCATATATCCCTCTCTTCAGACAGTCGTCCCATACCTAACATCGTAGGGATGTCAAATGAGCGGGTTAGGCTGATTTTGGACGGGTCAGAATGAGCTGAATCAAAAATGAGCGGGTCAATGATCTGCCCAAAAGTTATTTGGGTTGGGTCAAGATGAACTAAAATTTGGGCCATAGCCTAACCTGCCCAACTTACCAAGCTTTAATTAATATGTATCATTTTCTTATGAATTGTGTAATTATGAAATACGACTTTTTTccttttgttatggtcatatataacatatataataaAAAAGAATTATTCAAATGACATTTTAGCAAAGTTACTCATGcatcaatttgggctaaaaatcagcCCAACTTTAGATGGACTGAGATGGACTGGGTCAAGGTAGGCTAAGTTCAACAAATTGACGATCAATGACCGACCCAACCTTAGGTGGGTTAAATGGATTTGGACTCAAATTGCCATCCTTAAATACATCCTTGTTATACAGATGAACATAAAAGTACCTTTTTCTGTTTTATCTTCAGAAGGATACACTTAATATAAAGGAACAAAATTTACACCACCATATTAAAGCACCTTTACAAATGGCATCTTAAGAAAGCGCCTTTTGGAAACAGTTGCATTAACCACAAACCAGGAAACTTATACATAAATTACAATAAAGAAAACATATACAGATGTGTTCCGAATGATGTTCAAGATCAAGAACCAGCAGGATCAACATTTAAACACAAAAGGGAAATGCACAGCTGCTTATTAGCCTATAAAAACCACGCCAATCACAAACAAGTTGGAATCAGCTATATGAATTCTCATTGTACGCTCCATTTTATTAAGCCCGACCAAGTCCAATATTATGAAAATGCTTCTAGGCCTATGGCTTACCAAAATTGCAAACAACACTTCTTGCTTAGGACATGGATTTGTAACAAAACTGAACTCCACAAAGCTAAGGCCTCATTCAAACTGTATGATACTCTCATTTTCACGGTGACATATCCGCTAGTAATTTGGCCCCAAAAGATCCAGTAGGAAGGTCCGATAATTGCCAGAAGTCTCCGAATAAACAGCATCATTCAGACATTTCTTGTATTTCTTTCGGTACTCTGCTTTTATATACTGCATATCAATCTCAGCTCGTGTTATTATTATTCTAATAAGAGTTGCATCATTTGTTCCCAAGCCCTTCATAGCCTTGTGCAATTGCTGAATGCAGTAAACATAGTTTATGTTATATAAAGTAGTGCTTTGAGCATATATTCTACATTTGAACATGTATAAGATTAAGTCAATACTGGTTTTACTAGGTTAAACACAATATAACAATACAAATCCAAAAAATGAGTtcacaaaaatcaatatcatgatAGGCACTACTACCTTTGCTTTTGTGAATTTCATGAGGACTTTAGAGAATTAGACAATACCTTTGCAAAGTATCTTGCTGGATTCTTAGCACATCGCAAGATAGTCAAGAGTGCAAATCTAAAGAGCCCTGAGGTTTCACTTTTTACAGCCTGCAATATCAGGTATATATCCAATAGTTAACTAGTTATCATAAAGGTTAATTAAGCTGATAAGAGATTTACCTTTTTCAATTTGTTCTTATACTTGCTTTGATAAGCATAACTAACAGCAGCCAAATGTGCACTGCTGCTTTCACAAAAGATGCGTATAAAAGTCTTCTCATCAGTTCCCCATCTATTTTCTCCAGCTTTATAAAGAGCTTTAGCATCACGTTCCGCCATAACACTGTCAACTTCTGGTCCTTCGTAGCGTATTGTACGTACATATGATAGAAGCAACtataaatataaagaaaagatACCAATATATCAATTTCTTCTTTTGAGAAATCTCAGCATTATGGATTGATGACTTAGTTTAAATTCTTGACAACAAAAGGAGGTAGATCCACAGCTACTACGTCTCATTCCCAAATTACCTGTTGCGCTCTATTTAGATTTAAGCCCACTGGTCCAATATTCAATAATCCATCTCACAATACAAATTAGGAAATCCTAAAGTTGGAGATTCGCTAAATCATATACCTGCACCGACATATAAATCTGTAACCAGACTAAAAAGGCTACTGGCAACACCTAATCTAATGCAAGTGTACCAACAGTTACTACCATCATAGCGTCAAAGGCACAAGGAAAATTTATCAAGCCAATCTCCAGTGTTACCTCAAGCAAACATTTACATCTTCAAAAGATATCAGAGTAGGAATTCCCAACCTTAATATCAGCTAATAAGATCACACAGGCATCTTGAATATGTCAGAGCAATAAGAGGTGAAGGAAAGAACATAACTGGAGAAACCGACTCTTTCTATATTCTTCTCTAATGCATAATGGATGGTGTACACCACTAAGAAAATACAAGATGAAGGAAAATTCACACAGGGACAACTGAAATATCGAAAACGGATActacaagaaaggaagttcaGTAGTCCACAGATTGACCTCAGTTCCCATGTGACAGCACCAGTGACTTCAGGTGCCCCAAAACTAAAGGCCGCAGGGCTGGAGCTATATGGTCCGAAGGGCTTCAATTGAATACCTTTCTCGGAAAATTATACTGCGCAGATagggtaaaaagaattttttcTCTACGTATATAAACTGTTAGATCCCATTTACATAAGTAAATCTTATAGTGCTGTGAGAAAGGTGGCTCAAAAATGTTTTAGGTTGCAGGTTTGAAACTCcggagtgggttgctctagtggtgagcaccctccacttacaaccaagaggttgtgagttcgagtcaccccaagagcaaggtggggagttcttggagggagggagccgagggtctatcggaaacagcctctctaccctagggtaggtgtaaggtctgcgtacacactaccctccccagaccccactagtgggattatactgggttgttgttgtttgaaaCTCCGGAGTGTCGTTGTTGCATTTTTATACCCCCTTATTAAAAATCCTGGATTCACCATTACTGAAGGGTGTAGGATATAATTATATGAGTCAGTTAAGCATCCCCTGATCTCTAGGATGATGCCCTCTCAAAAACTTTTATTGCTCATACATAATCATatacatgttttggacttcagaaGCTTGTAATTGTAGAATAGCAAATTTACATTTCCTCAttaattttctcttttattcatcAACTCCAAAGTTGTTACCAGACAAAGTTGTCTAATTTTAGATGACCCAAAATCTTTCTCTTTCATGTATTCGTCATTGTTTAACAAGGAATAGAGAAGAACTTAGAGTGACAATTATCTTGTGCATCTTCAAATGCAAAGGAAAATCAGTATACCTTTTTGTGATCATCAGACGCCCGTGACTCGATATCTTGCTCAAGGTAGACACCGTACATGGTATAATAGATTTGTTTGAAATATTGTATCTGGGAAGGAGTCCGGGAGCATATTACTTCGGTAGCAGCTCTGAGATCACCACTCAAAGCCTGCCTGACAACAGTGGCATCCCTTCCTGGTGGATCATGCATCCATAGCAAGAATGCTCTCTGAAATCATTAATCCAAATGatacagtaaatcaaaatacaagACAACTTGACAGAGAAATTTAGTGTAAAAAATTTTCACACTATCAGTAATATACTGTATTTAACATGTCGCAGGTATTCACCATATTTTTCAGGACACTATTATGGACGATTACATGTAGTTATCTTGTAAGTGACATGTTACTGTAAAATTTCTTTTATACTATCAGTATAGAAGTTAAACTTGATGTCAATACCTTGGTGTCACCACTAAGCTCTTTGGATAAGCGATTATTAAGCTCTTCGGAATACATAACTTTGTATTCCTGTTGAATGAGAGCACGTTGAGTTGCATCACGATGAGCAAGGATGTTAATGACTGATCCAGTATCACACCCAAATCCTGgtataaaaaaaaggaaatagttCCTTGAGGTACAAATGAATTAGCAGTACAGATCAGttaatgagagagagagagtgtgtgtgtgtgtatactaCTACTAATCCACATATATTCTAATCAACTAAAACTCAGTAGGGAATAATTTGTACCTATTATCATGGTTAGTTTGTTAAAGCCGTATAAGCAATACTGTAATGGGATTCATCAAAGTCTAATAAGAAATATGCCGTATAATATATTTGTCTGAGCCGATATAGATAAGTTCATTCGAAGTCCATCCATGTGATACCAGAACCGCAGTATGATTTCCTCTCACCTGAACTCATAGAACTAGTCTGAAGCCACAGATGAAATTCTTATCACTACGTGACCAGGTCTCCAGCATGAAATAGACACTCCAAAAGAAAATTGTATAGAGCAGTGAAGTTGAGGGTAGTAGAAAAATTAACAAAGAAATGAAGCTCTACTGAAAGGTGAGTGGGTTAATTGTGTCACAGTGTCAAGATTCACAGGCGAATATATAGTTTATCCTCAAGGCTCAATGCAATGGAAGACCAATGGTTCCATCAACACAAAATTTCTCACAACACCCAATAGaaggttcttttttctttttttacgaTGAACTCAGCAAACTTTTTTGGGtgtttaaattgaaaaataagTAGTTCCCACCAAGACAAGAATGATAATTAAAATGGCATCAAGAGCTTGATGAAGCCAAGAATCATACTAGTTCAACTTCCACTGGTGATGGCAATTCCTTCTTGAAAAACAGTAGGATTTCCTTGGACGTATTATGGTTTTCACAGAGGGGGTGGATCGAACTTAGCTGTGAAAGACAACTCTCTCGTTGGAACTCGGCTAGATAGCATGGCGTAAAGTGTACTCTTTCTAGTTGGGGGTGGAATGTGCCTGAACTCCAATCGTTATTCCATCCCCAGAATCACTTCACTCTTTATTCTTGCAAATAATAATGAAAAGAAGAGGTCCTTTTTGGTGGTTCAAGACAGAAATGTGAGCGGGGATATTTAGCTATTTAGCTATATGAGTTGAGTTTAAAGAAAGACATGATCATTTTATACCGCCGACCCCAACTTGTTTAGGACTGAGGCATAGTTGTTGTGTTGTAGCCTTAGAAAGGGGAATTTGCCCAAAAATTGGATGCAGCTCAAGACATTGTTGGGAACCGGCAGCTGACTCAACTGCCCCCCGAACCGTGCAACCCTTTGTGGAGAAGGCAAAATACATTAGCTACCAAGCGCCCACATCGGAATTCAGAAATACCTGGATTCGGAAGACCTGCTTCATGCTAATGCTTGTCTGTTTGGACTCTTTGACAGCCATTGATGACATTCATGATACTCTGTCTGACAAACCACTACAACTCTAAGCAGGACAAGCACAGTAATGCATGAGAAGTCTCTCACATTCAGATTGTAACAGGAATAGGGCATAACTTGAGCTGTACACAGATGGAGCACAAATGATGCATTCTGACTGCTAAATCATGTCTACCGCTTCAAAATGCCATTATGAAGCATCTTGAAATTTAACGAACAACAATTGCAAGTCCACATTGATCAACACAATGTGCTCAGCTCTTCTTCAAAGAATATAGTAGCCGATAGTTTAGTTAATTCTTTGATCAAACATCCTAAAATAATATATATGGCCTCATTGTCCGAGTGAGATCTGTCACCAGAGATAAAGGTATGCACAGTGTCTCCTACATATAACCAACTGCAACCAGCAGTTTTCTTGACCTCTTTTCCTCTCATCATTTTCATTACCCTTCCCATCTCATTCCATTTCCCCTCCGAGGCATAGATACCAGCCAACTGCGCATATCTAGACCCATTCTCTCCTTCGATTTGCAATAGCTTATCCTCTGCAGCTTTTGCAAGTTCAGCATTTCTGTTCATTTTGCAAGCATTTAGAAATGCACCCAGAATTACAGCATCTGGTTCTACAGGCAACTTTTCCATTAATCTTACAGCCTTCTCAAGTTGATTTGCCCTTCCATACAAGTCGATCATACTTGCATAGTGGTCAGTTTCAGGTGATATTTTGTAATCTCTGGTCATGGAAAAGAAAtaattttctcccatttttactaATCCACAGTGCCGGCAAACTGATAGAAGGGCAAGGAAAGTGACTGCATCAGGTTGGAAACCTCGCTCTGTCATCTGACTAAAAAGCTGAATAGCTTCATTTTCATACCCATGGAGAGCATAACCAGCTATCATGCTATTGTAAAGCATAGAATCTCTATCAACAGCCAATTGAAAAACCCTCTGTGCATATGTTGCATTACCACATTTTGAGTACATATCAACCAAAGAATTTGCCAACTTAGCATCCATTTCAGTCCCAGTTCTCAGTATACAGGCATGTATTTGCTTCCCATAATTAAAGGTCGCATGTACGGTGCATGCACCAAGCAGGTTTATAAAAATCAGTTCATCAGGAACAGTTTCCCCCTCTGTCATTAACTCTCTGAAAAGCTGAAAAGCATCTTCACATTGATGAGCTTTCACGTATCCAGATATTATAGCAGTCCATACAACATGATTCTTCTCAGGCAATGAGTCAAAAAGCCTTCTTGCTTCTAACATGTTACCCATTCCTGAATATCCTACGATCAATGGTGTGATGGCAAAAGGGTTCTCTTTCTGAGTAGTTGTACAAACAGAATATGCATAACTCAAGAGACCACACTTGCAATAAAGAttaatgatactactgctaata
The nucleotide sequence above comes from Nicotiana tabacum cultivar K326 chromosome 12, ASM71507v2, whole genome shotgun sequence. Encoded proteins:
- the LOC107824710 gene encoding annexin D5-like isoform X1; translation: MATLIIPPVLTSPRDDAMQLYKAFKGFGCDTGSVINILAHRDATQRALIQQEYKVMYSEELNNRLSKELSGDTKRAFLLWMHDPPGRDATVVRQALSGDLRAATEVICSRTPSQIQYFKQIYYTMYGVYLEQDIESRASDDHKKLLLSYVRTIRYEGPEVDSVMAERDAKALYKAGENRWGTDEKTFIRIFCESSSAHLAAVSYAYQSKYKNKLKKAVKSETSGLFRFALLTILRCAKNPARYFAKQLHKAMKGLGTNDATLIRIIITRAEIDMQYIKAEYRKKYKKCLNDAVYSETSGNYRTFLLDLLGPNY
- the LOC107824710 gene encoding annexin D5-like isoform X3, which produces MYSEELNNRLSKELSGDTKRAFLLWMHDPPGRDATVVRQALSGDLRAATEVICSRTPSQIQYFKQIYYTMYGVYLEQDIESRASDDHKKLLLSYVRTIRYEGPEVDSVMAERDAKALYKAGENRWGTDEKTFIRIFCESSSAHLAAVSYAYQSKYKNKLKKAVKSETSGLFRFALLTILRCAKNPARYFAKQLHKAMKGLGTNDATLIRIIITRAEIDMQYIKAEYRKKYKKCLNDAVYSETSGNYRTFLLDLLGPNY
- the LOC107824710 gene encoding annexin D5-like isoform X2, giving the protein MIIGFGCDTGSVINILAHRDATQRALIQQEYKVMYSEELNNRLSKELSGDTKRAFLLWMHDPPGRDATVVRQALSGDLRAATEVICSRTPSQIQYFKQIYYTMYGVYLEQDIESRASDDHKKLLLSYVRTIRYEGPEVDSVMAERDAKALYKAGENRWGTDEKTFIRIFCESSSAHLAAVSYAYQSKYKNKLKKAVKSETSGLFRFALLTILRCAKNPARYFAKQLHKAMKGLGTNDATLIRIIITRAEIDMQYIKAEYRKKYKKCLNDAVYSETSGNYRTFLLDLLGPNY